The Clostridium aceticum genomic interval CACTGAAGGATACGGAAGTAATGGCTCTTACGAATCAAGCCTATCATTATGCTCATGAAATCCGACTGTTTAAGCTGGACTTAATACGTCAGCACTTAATTGGGGACATAGAGTTAGGTTTACCTCCTACTTTTATTAATCATATGGTAAATGAAGTAGAAGAATATTTGAGAGTATTAGCGTATCTGATGACAAGTCAAATACCTGTATCTACTGCCATTCATAATCATCTTGTGTGGCTTCTAGATGCCGCTGGCCATGCCGCTGGCATTGCTGGTGATTTAGATATGGTAGAGAAAAGGTTGACAGAGCAAAGTCAACTCTTTACACAGCGTTTCGAAGAGTTTTACATAAAGGCTGTAGAAATGGCAGGGTACATGCGGACCTGTCTTGAGACATTCCCTGCCTTTGACCGATTTAATCTACAGGTAGAGGGTGAAATTCAATTATTTAAAGTGTTTTTAAGAGAACTGGAGGAGATGGAGTTAGGCAACAAGGTTCTGGGCACTTTAAGTGCTCTCATGTTAGATCACATGGCTAGGGAAGAATGTTACTATCTTATAAAATTAGCTGAAGCATCGAATGTAAGGATGCCTGATTGTGACCCTACAAAGCCTAGAACCGAAGGATGATTTTCTATTGGCGTTATAAGCCAATTTCCGTAAAAAAGTCATGTAATAATGTATCGTATTCCTCTTGGTTATGCCAGTAGGCTTTAACATGACCAGCATTAGGAGCTAAATAAAGTTTTTTAGCTCCTTTTTTTGTATGGTACATAGCTGTTGTCATGCTACTGGGAATGTAGCTATCTTCAGCACCATGAACAAAAAAAATAGGCGTA includes:
- a CDS encoding DUF2935 domain-containing protein, coding for MKEANFQEVALFEHRFWLQVLGDHARFIFDNLSPKETKEIEQANRFICIFDKLLEEARKPLKDTEVMALTNQAYHYAHEIRLFKLDLIRQHLIGDIELGLPPTFINHMVNEVEEYLRVLAYLMTSQIPVSTAIHNHLVWLLDAAGHAAGIAGDLDMVEKRLTEQSQLFTQRFEEFYIKAVEMAGYMRTCLETFPAFDRFNLQVEGEIQLFKVFLRELEEMELGNKVLGTLSALMLDHMAREECYYLIKLAEASNVRMPDCDPTKPRTEG